The genomic segment TAAAGGCAAAATCTGATTTTTCTAGTCAGATAAATTGCTCTTGAACCTGCCGTAGACAGTACTTCTCCACAGCAACACAATGTATTATCAACAGGAAAGGTCGCTTTCCTGTAAATATTTGACAAATATCATAAGTAGTTTAAAGGGCAACAATCAATCTCCATGAGCTGCAAAAGCTGAAGATCAGAAAACGTCTAAGCTTTGACTCATGGATCCTAATACTGGCAGTACGGCTCTAGAAATGATAGTGCCAGCCTGTGGTGAAATTTGATTTTTGGACATCAGTGCTCCCCTGAGgctgaatcctactgactttggtgatcagctgacttttcatctggcgccaccatgaggttcacatttgttCATTTGGCAAACAACCTTGTCAGGATTAGTCATAATAACTTTTGTGATCCCTCAACTTTTCCtcttccatgtaaaaaatgtaaagtgataccaatattacagtagtagtaatgatagtaggGATAATTAAACTATTAACTGCTAATGTTTCTATCCACCTGGCAATTTTAACTGCAACGTTCACTCTCCCTGTTgctctgccttttctctctaCCTAGGcctgaggaaaatatctttttatttcttgttgCACATGAAGCCTGTCACTTACACACTTACTGAAGCTTCTGCTCTGCTGAAGAGACTAAAAATAGATagaaacatcagatctgtgtgaaACCGGGAAGAAGCTGTAGCATTCCTCACTTAATACAAGAAGCAAGCATGAATGCGATATTTCCATCACGTTTTCTTCCCTTTTCATCTATTTGTTTTCTCCACTTGTTTGAGGTTTGACTTGCACAACCTTGCTGCACCCTCTTCTTCAGCAATGGTGCATGGCACTCAGCTGCAGACTCAGAGCCAGCAACAGTTTGACAAACAATGACCAACAACTAATGGAATAACACAGtgattcacattttcttttgccaaTTTTTTCCTGAAATTCATTCTTAATTTGTGCTACGTGTGAATGGAAACCTGGCttatgtgtgtctgctgtttgctgctgagcaggtagcaGGTAgagtttttctctgaaaacagtcACCTGCTGCTGACAGAATCAATGAGAGCAGGGACATGCCAAAATTCACCTTAAAGCCAAAGGGAGCTGTAGATTCAGAAGATAATTCTCTTCAGGTATCTCTACAAGCAACCCTATTCACATTGTTTTCAAAATGCCATACACTGTTATTGTAAAATAATTATAACTGCTTTAACATCAGCGTGTGAGTATTGTTATTGTGAGTATGTCagcatgctgatattagcatttagctcaaaacactgctgttccTAATTACATTCTCACAGAGACTCTAAATCTTGTCttaatgtgatgaaaaaaaaagaaaacttgcaTAAATCATTATTTGTCGACAGTGGTCATGAAATGACAACTGAGGTTCGTGATTTATAACAAGTGTTTCCTAGAAACTGTCCACCAGTGTCCAATAGGAAAGACAAGCGggatgtttcctgtctgtgtcccTTCACTGGCTGTCACTCAGCCTGACACAACTTCACTAATAACAGCAGACAAGCACAAACCCTGTGGTGGGGAAACTCTGCTCTGACATCAGAGAACAGACTGTGCTAGTTTACTCAAAGTCAGAAAAGACAAGTCGAGTATTAAATTTTCCCAAGTCCTCAACCttaattttactttaataaGTTCAAGAAGTTGTCAGCTCAAACTGGGAAAGTGTTTTTCGGCTATTAACGAGTTAAACAGAAACATGCTATTTACTCcactgatataaaaaaaatggaaaaagacatGTTTGATTCACCTCTTGTGGTAAGGGAATTTCATggtgtttttctctgcaggtaATTAGCATGTTTAGGGCACATCGGTTAATTAAGAACTCTGGCAGAACAGCCTGTGATGCTTTTTACACTTACTTCAAGGTAGGTGAGCTGCAGGGTGCTGTGTCCTACATCcgtagttttgtttttcatcaagTTCCTTAGGATGAAGAAGCCACATCACCATATAATCCCATTAAAGAGCTGCCAATGGcaatgattatatatatatatatatatatatataatcatttTCTTAAGACAAACCTTTTTAGGTCTCAGTACTGTACTACACTTACTCTCAGTTATAATACAATGGCAGTTCTTTCCAAAACAGCTTTTCAATTGTAACTGTGAATAGTGACAGTAACCCAAATTGCAGAAAGCGAGCAGTGGGAGACGCTGCTTTCAAAAGCATTCCCAGTGAAATATTATCAAAGCTtctatttctttcatttcctccaaATGACTGATATTTGCATGTTGCTTATCGCATTCGAAACACATGCCGCTGTCTGGTGAGCAGCAACTACATTTGTGCTCCtggtatttctctctctcaacatCATCtgttcaacaaaaaaagaaaaaaaagccagagGTCTGTATATTCACTCTCCAGTCCTCAAGGATGTCATCTGTGTCTTGTGTTCACCAGATATTTGGTTCAATAACAATTATATTACTGTCACCATATTTGTATCCCAGAGCAATCCGAATGTGAACCAGAAGGATGTGAACCGCTTCCaattttctttgtgaagggctGTGAATATTGGTTCTTAGCTCTCCCACAGCGCACAGAAACAGTGTCAATACTCGCACTGAGCAATTTGTTTTCTATTTGCAAGTCCACCTGCGTCTCTGCACAGGTCACCTAAGCTACAGAGTATTCATCTCATCCTTGGCTGACCTTTTAAGAAATGCCTGTAAATTGACTTTGTCAccattttttgggggggtgggttGTTGGAAAAAAGCCACTTGTACTCCTCGATTCAGAGGTCCATTTCCAGTCAAAGGAATGCATTTTGAGAAGCACTTATGACGTTCATGTCTcatgtgttttactttttttttttttttaaatcagtttaggTAGggcattttcacttttattaaatGGGGTCAGTGGGAGAACAACACCATCacataaaatcacataaaatgtatttatccTCAAGAgctcagaaagagagagtgggcatcttaaaaaaagaaaaaaaacattttttttcactggtttgtgtttgaataGAAGGAACTTTGTTAAAACAAAAGCCACTTAATGTGGTGTGTTGTATCCACAGTCAGAAGTAGAGATGGAAAATCTGATGATGGGAATGTTTCCAAAGTTTAACAGAGATGTTGCTCACAGAAGCCGCTAAATGCTTTGAAAGGTACTGATCTTCTGCATCTGTCCCTGTGTTAAAAATGGCACACTGCTGAACTTATGAACTTGCCATCTAAACAATTTACGCACACTGCATGCTTTCTGTTTCTCTATTTATTACTATTCTTGACTTTCAAGACATGAAGTTGAATTTGTTGGCTGGagggaagcaaaacaaaagccGTCATCATCCATTTAGTACAAGGTCTTCTCTCAGCACCATGAATTGGttgctacagtatgtgtgtccCAGGGTTCAACAGTCTCCAAGGGTCTGTTTCTTCTCTAAAGTAAAATATCCCACATTATTCCCACAGCACAGAGCGATAGTGTTGTTTCCTGGCGGTCTTAAATCCCTAAGGACGCTCTTCCGGACATATTTTGATTCTGTTCATCTTTGCtggaaatataaataaacaaaggtCAAAGCCCTACAGTCCTGTCACGCCTTCCAGTTATCATGTACTTGTTATGAGATGATAAAAGTTTGACAGTATTCTTCGAAACAAGagctctttattttcattttattttcaagtcttttgtaaagatgtttttttgaaGAACTTTTTAAAAGCAATATCAGTATtcctttatatttatattttcccAGGTATGTATCATACTCAGGCAACAGCTGACTAtgacacatacagcacatgatTCTTCTCCACCCACTCACCTCACTTGAATCACCTGATGTCagtcttatcttatcttatcacagaaaacagaaacctCTCACAAAGCACTTATAGCAGTAGTTcgacatttcacatttcacatgcagttttgctgagagttagatgaaaagactgataccactcaTATATTTGTCCGGTCAATATGAATCTACAGCTAGAgatagttagcttagcattatGACTGGAAATGAGGAAAGTGCTAACAAAATCCACTTACCAGAAAATCTCAATAACTAATAATTTATACAAAAACTGTTAACAAATGATTAGTTACAGTTTTACAGGGATTTatgactatttcttggctggttgcagtgacttcctggaacAAAGGAACTGTAATGTGTTAAAGGTCcaatattttacacttttctgatgttttattttatttatttttaatatctgtAAAAAGATATATTTGTGGTTTGAAGTAGCAAACACCATCTCAGTATAGTTTTACATCTCCtatttcacatttctctctGGAAGACAATAATATATTGGCTTCCAAACATCCAGCtgaatggctgtttgtgttgtgtgttgtgctgtcaATAAATTTAACAACCAAAAAAGGTTTGATCGTTTTATCATCACAATTAGGGGAAGGGAAGTCCTGATGGCTTGTTTACAGGCACAGTTTCTGAATACGGcctgtgtttatatatatgtttataagGAAATAATGACATGGAAACCTCACAATCTACAATATGGTACCTTTAACTAGTGAACTTTAACATGTGTTCAGACAAAAAGTGAAGCAAATTTTCACCTTGCGTTGTTTCTAAGTTGGGTAGTCCATGTTTGTTTGgactgttagctagctaatggACATTTAAAAGCCTCTGGATTAGCATAGAATTTTTTTCTAAAAGGGGCTGATTTCAACTGTTTATGCTGATGCTAAGgtaagctaaccatctcctggttgtagcttcatatttagtgtacagaCACGCAAGTGTTATCAGTCCTCATATAACCCTCTGCAAGAAATTTAACAAgtatatttccaaaaatgtcaaactattccttttaCACTGCCTGTGTTCCAAATTTGACCAATAATATGTACAGTTACAAAGCCTCTAGGCAgtcttctttttattctttcattgGCTACTTACACCAACACACATTCATAGCCAAGATACAAAGTAGTCAAGTAATAGTTTGGTTGGTATAAACCAGTCAAGTCTTTAAACAAATACTGCACTCAAAGAACACTACCATCTAGCTTGGCATAGATATTACTGTACGAAAGTTTTAATGCTGCTCTCATCTTATAGTGCTGTACATTTTGAACATCAACAAAAAttgcctttttaaaattaagTGCAGATTCAGTGTTGGCAAATGACAGCTGACTCACCCTCCCCCTCCCATAGTTTTCagataaaatgatataaaacatcACTGTGATAAAAGTACACTCAGTGGTCAGTAAACAAATACTGGTTATTCTCTTCTTTACAGGTACAGGTACATTTGCCATTGTGTCAAGTTCTATTGCTGCATGATGAAAAGCTTGAGggcctttttattttcagattaaCAGCTCTGAATCCAAAGTGAAAGGATTTCATGTGCAGAGAGGATATGAAACTTTATAAAACCATGAAAGACCATGAAACCCTTCCTTCACAACAATTTGATCTAGACAGGAGTTGAAAGGTTTTCTAGTCACAGCCACCCTGTGAAAAACTTGATGCGTGCTACTGCCATTGTTTCCCTCCACTGTGCCTTCATTCAGACGGACCATAATTTAACAACTTGGTGAGCTGTGGTTCTCGTATAACATCTTAGACAAAATTAGGATAATCACCTTCTATTTGGCCGTGTAAGTGATCATTTCACAGCCTTCAGCACATAAAGAACTCAGTGTTGAGAAAGCATAAACCGCATCACTCCTTCCTGTCCTACTTACAGAGTCTGTGATCGGTAGCATGTACACCATTTGAAAAATCTGACATCTGCTCTTAGGGGCACTTTAATCAAGAGCGATTATATCCACTTTTAAAGAGTCCACAGCGCTACCCCATCATTAAGATTATTACAACtgcagtttcagtttctcacacacatttcctgACTGTTATGTTGTTGTATTGCTGTCAGATATGCTGTGACAATCCTCACTTTAatgcaaacatttgttttgtttttgaaaactgGATATTTTTTGATGGAAGAACAGTAATggatttttacagtgtatgacCAACAACAGTTACTACATTCATAAACCATGGAAGTGCAATTGAGTCCATCTAACAAGACTGAGCCTCAATCTGAGGCTGCACTGATTGTCTTTTAGGACACAGTATCTTTGAGAAAGCCCTTCGAAAGCTACTGTGGCACAGAGGGTACAAGAACGGGTTGATGGCAGAGTTCAGCCACAGAAGCCAGAATGTTATCTCGTACCAGTGATTTGCTACACATTCACCACTACAAGCAGCACGGATAATCATAAGTAGGGTGTAGGGAGCCCAGCAAATCCCAAAAATGCAGACAATGATGGCCAAAGATTTGGCAATCTTTTTGTCTCTGGAAAGGCGAGATCCCTGTGTCCTACGGCCAGGCACCACGCAGGAGGCCGTGTGCTGAAAGAGCCTGGAGTTTTTTCTGGCAGGGGAGAACCTCTCCCTCTGCATGAATATCTGACTAGTGTTTGGGTCCCCGCTGGAAGAAGGGGACAGGACGTCATCGTCCTCGATGACTGCTGAGATAGCAGTGGGTTCGCTGGACGACACCTTCCGAGTcttgacaaaaaacacagaccaggctcctccatctctgtgctTCTTACTGTTCCTCTGAGTCTTGACGTCGTCCTCGGCACAGGCGCCCCCGTTCTTGTTCCTGCGATGGATGTTCAGGTAAATGCTGAGGTTGAAGAAGGCCACCGACACAAATGGGGTGAAGAACTCAAAGGTAGAAGCGCTGAGCAGAAAGTACCAGGTAAAATAAAACTCAGCGTAGCACTCGTGGGCCGGGACGATGCTCTGGCCAACGATTGCCTCCCAGAAGATGATGGCAGGGCCATAGAGGAGGAAGGCCAACACCCACACTGCCACCATCTTGAACACAGCCCGGCGGGTCATGTTTCTTTGTGCTCTGTATTTAACCTGTG from the Lates calcarifer isolate ASB-BC8 linkage group LG17, TLL_Latcal_v3, whole genome shotgun sequence genome contains:
- the LOC108879154 gene encoding histamine H3 receptor, whose translation is MKKLYNGFGCTLTMGAQILESNSSGNLTPAVSEAGTVLPGYLVVILTVLMVTLVVVVVAGNALVIMAFIVDKTLRNQSNYFFLNLAISDFLVGAFCIPVYIPYNLTGRWMLGKGLCKVWLVMDYLLCTASVFNIVLISYDRFLSVTRAVKYRAQRNMTRRAVFKMVAVWVLAFLLYGPAIIFWEAIVGQSIVPAHECYAEFYFTWYFLLSASTFEFFTPFVSVAFFNLSIYLNIHRRNKNGGACAEDDVKTQRNSKKHRDGGAWSVFFVKTRKVSSSEPTAISAVIEDDDVLSPSSSGDPNTSQIFMQRERFSPARKNSRLFQHTASCVVPGRRTQGSRLSRDKKIAKSLAIIVCIFGICWAPYTLLMIIRAACSGECVANHWYEITFWLLWLNSAINPFLYPLCHSSFRRAFSKILCPKRQSVQPQIEAQSC